Proteins from a genomic interval of Schistosoma mansoni, WGS project CABG00000000 data, chromosome 3 unplaced supercontig 0083, strain Puerto Rico, whole genome shotgun sequence:
- a CDS encoding XP_018645495.1, with the protein MKSLKDDKRWVLHTCLMSEPKNVENIRNQECHSGLMSMISVKNAVSVGVETTISLSVCRRCARLRKPMIRVNECRQTTN; encoded by the coding sequence atgaaatctctgaaagatgataaacggtgggTGCTGCACACgtgtttgatgagtgaaccgaaaaatgtcgaaaatataagaaaccaagagtgtcactctggactcatgtcaatgatatcggtgaaaaatgctgtcagtgttggggtcgagacgacaatatcgttgtcagtttgcaggagatgcgctcgactgcgtaaaccgatgattcgcgtgaatgagtgtcgtcaaaccaccaattga